In the genome of Pangasianodon hypophthalmus isolate fPanHyp1 chromosome 23, fPanHyp1.pri, whole genome shotgun sequence, one region contains:
- the si:dkeyp-113d7.10 gene encoding uncharacterized protein si:dkeyp-113d7.10 has translation MRVVVCHYGKSPRGVCMCTYVCVVHRKGRHHRVASPELISFLSGQENASSAARAGGERGGEKMNGALYISFFQGQLESALEQVVQLAVTEITGTVGASLSSMLLETARNEQENQRLRATIQSPRPAERERGDTADPEPQHAASGPGSVPGSGPGSVPGSVPGSGPGSGPGSLPDSLPDSLRQEQKRRAVGQLKVVMERVLEFAVCELSKIVEDSFDDVLLELRKTEREKEQLVEKLRGVAEENGAGDAEINESQRDRVGSPKSTDVVKYVERSDEEERGMEQTQNSDDSAPAAVISVSQDWVPVLDQVFGQKWCADIWPVKEPGEVKAERPRLPSEEPVREDSAPQRNDDSQSDQPQWLQDAEALNVTFDPQQTSETSLTGDDVQLKSPSMLHRLLTLPSQMLDGDDESMELEESLLNAITSLHGDQTPHHDTARADDHNGGEDLEDQEEEGDQEAEAKPRSCRSGRKNHVCKTCGRKFSRAQLLKAHRLTHKEARSPLSKLHAHACTNSGKNT, from the exons ATGCGCGTTGTTGTGTGTCATTACGGTAAATCCCCCAGAGGGGTGTGTATGtgcacgtatgtgtgtgtagtgcacagaAAGGGAAGGCATCACCGTGTTGCTTCTCCGGAgctgatttcttttctttccggGCAGGAGAATGCGAGCAGCGCTGCGCGTGCAGGCggtgagagaggaggagagaagatgAACGGCGCGCTGTACATCTCGTTTTTCCAGGGCCAGCTGGAGTCGGCGCTGGAGCAGGTGGTGCAGCTCGCCGTGACCGAGATCACAGGCACGGTGGGGGCCAGTCTGAGCTCCATGCTGCTGGAAACGGCCCGAAACGAGCAGGAGAACCAGCGGCTCAGAGCCACCATCCAGTCCCCGAGACCGGCAGAGAGAGAGCGCGGGGACACCGCGGACCCCGAGCCCCAGCATGCCGCCTCCGGGCCCGGCTCTGTCCCCGGCTCTGGCCCCGGCTCTGTCCCCGGCTCTGTCCCCGGCTCTGGCCCCGGCTCTGGCCCCGGGTCTCTCCCTGACTCTCTCCCTGACTCTCTCCGGCAGGAGCAGAAAAGACGAGCTGTGG GTCAGCTAAAGGTGGTGATGGAACGTGTGCTGGAgtttgctgtgtgtgagctTAGTAAGATCGTAGAGGACAGCTTCGATGATGTTCTTCTGGAGCTCAGGAAGACGGAGCGGGAGAAGGAGCAGCTGGTGGAGAAGCTACGTGGCGTGGCGGAGGAGAACGGAGCGGGTGACGCGGAGATAAACGAGTCTCAGCGGGACAGGGTGGGATCTCCAAAGAGCACGGATGTAGTGAAGTATGTGGAGAGATCAGATGAGGAAGAACGGGGAATGGAACAGACGCAGAACTCTGATG actccGCCCCCGCAGCAGTGATCAGCGTGTCTCAGGACTGGGTTCCGGTGCTGGATCAGGTGTTCGGTCAGAAGTGGTGTGCTGACATTTGGCCCGTTAAAGAGCCAGGAGAGGTTAAAGCGGAGAGGCCACGTCTCCCTTCTGAAGAACCGGTTAGGGAAGATTCGGCACCGCAGAGGAACGacgacagccaatcagatcagcCGCAGTGGCTGCAGGACGCCGAGGCCCTGaatgtgacctttgaccctcaGCAGACCTCAGAGACGAGCCTGACGG gAGATGATGTTCAGTTAAAATCCCCGTCGATGCTCCATCGCCTCCTCACGCTCCCGTCTCAGATGTTAGATGGTGACGACGAGTCGATGGAGCTGGAGGAGAGTCTGCTGAACGCCATCACTTCGCTGCACGGAGATCAGACGCCTCATCATGACACGGCCAGAGCAGACGATCACAACGGCGGCGAAGACCTCGAGGAccaggaggaggagggagaccAGGAAGCAGAAGCGAAGCCGAGGTCCTGTAGAAGCGGGAGGAAGAACCACGTGTGTAAAACCTGTGGCAGGAAGTTCAGCCGAGCTCAGCTGCTCAAAGCGCACCGGCTCACGCACAAGGAAGCTCGCTCGCCGCTCTCCAAACTCCACGCCCACGCGTGCACGAATTCGGGGAAGAACACATGA
- the si:dkey-89b17.4 gene encoding zinc finger protein 646 isoform X3, protein MAMHDMNRAKGFPCKECDMICPSTPSLLEHMKAHYHQEAIGRFECEQCGRIFKHASSLASHKKSHELGSFQCPVCTRTLPNAIALKNHLRIHTLSPSAQAEEENEDGVDEDRDYGLAQDLSDTGYRGHLNSSGSMMAGHDHDKQKSPGSEDAWDRPFKCDQCDRTYRHHGSLVNHKKSHQEGTYKCTVCYKQFSNLAALGAHERTHSKFKPPGMSMGSLVPEASSEHRPPAPQNDDMAACFCHLCQVSLPSKSDFQEHILLHNAASSSLGLTRSFPGIVPHNLSTVRSPAVNPYTPALGDPLPLPPLPDKRYDQMLGPPVNNPIYTCAYCGSGHSDVESLKLHYLTHESHPSAHAQVGPSILNSDGLGSNSQPSVSSPSGESRSQQQSSSIDDADRRFKCQECGKSYRHAGSLVNHKRCHQTGQYQCTVCCKEYPHLAALHSHLRSHKSRPNSQGMNSEGDWLSSEPMTGLDSQQGFVHSQDQENGATTPISLSGNLGDAAHFVPDSGHSSGLDSLEFHDRFDGSLAQGNSGHPQNSRQSDRSMCAEQGSMSNGYMGNMGFHSSSGTSLPASSSSLKEGSRQRRGQEQYGGSQGGQSKRIEDKEDDGEVYQCTVCGNHYASLRALRSHLRSHGLNQGAGPSSSLSPVGEQEWRRRQEGSQASLLVCSICGQTFSKKHDLLNHQLVHGPPRPGGSGQGLGGGSSSANGKMDGRNHICVDCGMFFADRHHLITHLCPGKGRGGVLSKDLNGAKGMSGGAGTSSSAVGHRQMSGSDDRPHRCDQCGRGYRHPCSLLNHKKSHKTGVFRCLVCQKRYYNLLALKNHQRTHFDLKRHKCEECGKAFKIQKQLINHLRLHEEHRAKTGGRDQRVQSMNQHNGSRYEGGPSQMQPMRMGDPKMQNPSQMMPNYGQPQGFKKPYAGARAQQVDDGSGRRPFACDQCGRTYRHAGSLANHKNLHKIGEYHCNVCNSTYPNRLAMKNHLRMHFALKKFSCQDCGRGFRNQRQLETHTTNQLCKDLPGPSVQPTMAPPPPSYECNGCSECFRSSSDLASHNCSAQLPSSSASLNSSSLTMEPGDLGSPEREERPFSCDLCGCSYKHASSLLNHKNTHKTGNFSCSYCDKPYTNYMALRNHMRIHTQKKRHICSTCGKAFRLARFLRNHQRVHEEGHARFGCPTCGKSFQGRSGLARHRCGDNQVGNEYRRKDTSSTSREGAEECRFTYMISNPASSGPFACRNSDFSEVWTV, encoded by the exons ATGGCTATGCATGATATGAATCGTGCCAAGGGTTTTCCTTGCAAAGAATGCGACATGATATGCCCAAGTACACCTAGTCTTCTGGAGCATATGAAAGCCCACTATCACCAAGAAGCGATTGGCAGATTTGAATGTGAACAGTGTGGACGAATTTTCAAGCATGCCAGTAGCTTGGCGTCGCACAAAAAGTCCCACGAGCTGGGTTCTTTCCAGTGCCCAGTGTGTACCAGAACACTACCCAATGCAATAGCCCTGAAGAACCACCTCCGCATTCACACTCTGTCTCCTAGTGCACAAGCTGAAGAGGAGAATGAGGATGGTGTTGATGAAGATAGGGATTATGGCTTAGCACAAGATCTTTCTGACACAGGTTACCGGGGCCACCTGAACAGCAGCGGCAGCATGATGGCGGGCCACGACCACGACAAGCAGAAGTCTCCGGGGTCCGAAGATGCTTGGGACAGGCCGTTCAAGTGTGACCAGTGTGACAGGACCTACCGGCACCACGGCAGCTTGGTCAACCACAAGAAGTCCCATCAGGAAGGCACTTACAAGTGTACCGTCTGTTACAAGCAGTTCAGCAATCTGGCAGCGCTCGGGGCCCATGAGCGCACCCATTCCAAGTTCAAGCCTCCTGGGATGTCCATGGGAAGCCTCGTGCCGGAGGCGTCGTCCGAACATCGCCCCCCTGCCCCCCAAAACGACGACATGGCAGCCTGCTTTTGCCACCTGTGCCAGGTTTCTTTACCCAGTAAGAGTGACTTTCAGGAGCACATCCTGTTGCATAATGCTGCATCGTCGTCGTTGGGGCTGACACGTAGTTTCCCGGGGATAGTGCCACACAATCTCAGCACTGTCCGTTCCCCAGCGGTCAATCCGTACACCCCAGCTCTTGGCGACCCTCTTCCACTTCCCCCTTTACCTGACAAACGTTACGATCAGATGTTAGGTCCTCCTGTCAACAACCCCATTTATACGTGTGCATACTGTGGGTCTGGACATTCCGATGTGGAAAGTCTCAAACTGCACTACTTGACCCATGAATCTCACCCCTCAGCACATGCCCAAGTGGGACCCTCTATCCTAAATTCAGATGGCCTGGGCTCCAACTCCCAGCCATCTGTGTCCTCGCCCAGCGGGGAATCCAGATCCCAGCAGCAGTCCTCGTCCATTGATGACGCAGACCGCAGGTTCAAGTGTCAAGAGTGTGGAAAAAGCTATCGGCATGCAGGGAGTCTTGTTAATCACAAGCGCTGTCATCAAACAGGGCAGTACCAGTGCACCGTTTGCTGTAAGGAGTATCCTCACCTTGCAGCGCTTCACAGCCACCTCCGCAGTCACAAATCCCGCCCAAACTCTCAGGGTATGAACTCAGAAGGTGACTGGCTCTCTTCCGAGCCCATGACAGGCCTAGATTCCCAGCAAGGCTTTGTGCATTCTCAGGATCAGGAGAATGGCGCAACGACACCCATCTCACTTTCTGGTAATCTCGGTGACGCTGCCCATTTCGTTCCAGACAGTGGCCATAGCAGCGGCCTCGACTCACTGGAGTTCCATGACCGGTTTGATGGCTCGCTGGCTCAGGGCAACTCTGGCCATCCGCAGAACAGTCGCCAATCAGACCGGAGCATGTGTGCTGAACAGGGCAGTATGTCCAACGGCTACATGGGAAACATGGGCTTCCACAGTTCAAGTGGTACTTCTTTGCCAGCAAGCAGCTCCAGCCTCAAAGAAGGCAGCCGCCAGCGACGTGGACAAGAGCAGTATGGAGGAAGTCAGGGAGGCCAGTCTAAGAGAATCGAAGACAAAGAAGATGATGGTGAAGTCTACCAGTGCACAGTCTGTGGGAACCATTACGCAAGTCTTCGGGCCCTTCGTAGCCACTTACGCAGCCATGGCCTGAACCAAGGTGCCGGACCTTCCTCCTCCCTTTCACCTGTAGGTGAGCAAGAGTGGAGGAGGCGGCAAGAGGGTAGTCAAGCCAGTCTGCTGGTTTGTAGTATATGTGGCCAGACTTTCAGTAAAAAACACGACCTTCTTAATCACCAGTTGGTCCACGGACCTCCTCGACCGGGTGGCTCTGGACAGGGCTTGGGGGGCGGCAGCTCTAGTGCTAATGGCAAAATGGATGGAAGGAACCACATTTGCGTTGACTGTGGCATGTTCTTTGCAGATCGCCATCACCTGATCACTCACCTGTGCCCAGGCAAGGGGAGAGGCGGAGTGCTGAGCAAAGACTTGAACGGAGCTAAAGGGATGAGTGGTGGTGCTGGGACCAGCAGCAGCGCTGTGGGCCACCGGCAAATGTCCGGCTCGGACGATCGGCCACATAGGTGCGACCAGTGCGGGAGGGGTTACAGGCATCCATGCTCACTTCTGAACCACAAGAAATCGCACAAGACTGGGGTCTTCCGCTGCCTTGTCTGCCAAAAACGCTACTACAACCTGCTGGCCCTCAAGAACCACCAGAGGACTCATTTTGACTTAAAGAG GCACAAGTGCGAGGAGTGTGGCAAAGCCTTCAAGATCCAAAAGCAATTGATCAACCATCTTCGTCTGCACGAAGAGCACCGAGCCAAAACAGGAGGTCGAGACCAGCGCGTCCAAAGCATGAACCAGCATAACGGATCACGTTACGAGGGCGGACCCTCTCAGATGCAGCCGATGAGAATGGGGGACCCTAAAATGCAGAACCCTTCCCAGATGATGCCCAATTATGGCCAGCCGCAAGGTTTTAAGAAGCCGTACGCCGGTGCGAGGGCCCAGCAGGTGGACGATGGAAGTGGGCGGCGCCCTTTTGCCTGCGATCAATGCGGCCGCACCTACCGTCACGCTGGCAGTCTGGCCAATCACAAGAACCTGCACAAGATCGGCGAGTACCATTGCAACGTTTGCAACTCCACCTACCCCAACCGTCTGGCTATGAAGAACCACTTGCGTATGCATTTTGCTCTCAAGAAGTTCTCTTGCCAAGACTGCGGACGCGGGTTTAGGAACCAGAGGCAGCTTGAAACTCACACTACCAACCAACTTTGCAAAGACCTTCCAGGTCCGAGTGTGCAGCCGACAATGGCACCTCCTCCTCCAAGCTACGAGTGCAACGGATGCTCTGAATGTTTTCGCTCCTCCTCCGACCTCGCTTCGCATAACTGCAGCGCCCAGCTTCCTTCCTCCTCAGCCTCCCTCAACAGCTCTAGTTTGACCATGGAACCTGGGGACCTGGGATCTCCAGAACGCGAGGAGCGACCTTTCTCCTGCGACCTCTGTGGCTGCTCATACAAGCATGCCAGCAGCCTTCTGAACCACAAGAACACGCACAAGACGGGGAACTTCAGCTGCTCCTACTGTGACAAGCCCTACACCAACTACATGGCGCTGCGCAACCACATGCGCATCCACACGCAGAAGAAGAGGCACATCTGCTCCACCTGCGGGAAAGCCTTCCGACTGGCCCGATTCCTGCGCAACCATCAGAGGGTCCACGAGGAGGGACACGCCCGATTCGGATGCCCCACCTGCGGGAAGAGCT
- the si:dkey-89b17.4 gene encoding zinc finger protein 646 isoform X4 yields MAMHDMNRAKGFPCKECDMICPSTPSLLEHMKAHYHQEAIGRFECEQCGRIFKHASSLASHKKSHELGSFQCPVCTRTLPNAIALKNHLRIHTLSPSAQAEEENEDGVDEDRDYGLAQDLSDTGYRGHLNSSGSMMAGHDHDKQKSPGSEDAWDRPFKCDQCDRTYRHHGSLVNHKKSHQEGTYKCTVCYKQFSNLAALGAHERTHSKFKPPGMSMGSLVPEASSEHRPPAPQNDDMAACFCHLCQVSLPSKSDFQEHILLHNAASSSLGLTRSFPGIVPHNLSTVRSPAVNPYTPALGDPLPLPPLPDKRYDQMLGPPVNNPIYTCAYCGSGHSDVESLKLHYLTHESHPSAHAQVGPSILNSDGLGSNSQPSVSSPSGESRSQQQSSSIDDADRRFKCQECGKSYRHAGSLVNHKRCHQTGQYQCTVCCKEYPHLAALHSHLRSHKSRPNSQGMNSEGDWLSSEPMTGLDSQQGFVHSQDQENGATTPISLSGNLGDAAHFVPDSGHSSGLDSLEFHDRFDGSLAQGNSGHPQNSRQSDRSMCAEQGSMSNGYMGNMGFHSSSGTSLPASSSSLKEGSRQRRGQEQYGGSQGGQSKRIEDKEDDGEVYQCTVCGNHYASLRALRSHLRSHGLNQGAGPSSSLSPVGEQEWRRRQEGSQASLLVCSICGQTFSKKHDLLNHQLVHGPPRPGGSGQGLGGGSSSANGKMDGRNHICVDCGMFFADRHHLITHLCPGKGRGGVLSKDLNGAKGMSGGAGTSSSAVGHRQMSGSDDRPHRCDQCGRGYRHPCSLLNHKKSHKTGVFRCLVCQKRYYNLLALKNHQRTHFDLKRHKCEECGKAFKIQKQLINHLRLHEEHRAKTGGRDQRVQSMNQHNGSRYEGGPSQMQPMRMGDPKMQNPSQMMPNYGQPQGFKKPYAGARAQQVDDGSGRRPFACDQCGRTYRHAGSLANHKNLHKIGEYHCNVCNSTYPNRLAMKNHLRMHFALKKFSCQDCGRGFRNQRQLETHTTNQLCKDLPGPSVQPTMAPPPPSYECNGCSECFRSSSDLASHNCSAQLPSSSASLNSSSLTMEPGDLGSPEREERPFSCDLCGCSYKHASSLLNHKNTHKTGNFSCSYCDKPYTNYMALRNHMRIHTQKKRHICSTCGKAFRLARFLRNHQRVHEEGHARFGCPTCGKSFQGRSGLARHRCGDNQVYDLQSGFLGTIRVPEFGFF; encoded by the exons ATGGCTATGCATGATATGAATCGTGCCAAGGGTTTTCCTTGCAAAGAATGCGACATGATATGCCCAAGTACACCTAGTCTTCTGGAGCATATGAAAGCCCACTATCACCAAGAAGCGATTGGCAGATTTGAATGTGAACAGTGTGGACGAATTTTCAAGCATGCCAGTAGCTTGGCGTCGCACAAAAAGTCCCACGAGCTGGGTTCTTTCCAGTGCCCAGTGTGTACCAGAACACTACCCAATGCAATAGCCCTGAAGAACCACCTCCGCATTCACACTCTGTCTCCTAGTGCACAAGCTGAAGAGGAGAATGAGGATGGTGTTGATGAAGATAGGGATTATGGCTTAGCACAAGATCTTTCTGACACAGGTTACCGGGGCCACCTGAACAGCAGCGGCAGCATGATGGCGGGCCACGACCACGACAAGCAGAAGTCTCCGGGGTCCGAAGATGCTTGGGACAGGCCGTTCAAGTGTGACCAGTGTGACAGGACCTACCGGCACCACGGCAGCTTGGTCAACCACAAGAAGTCCCATCAGGAAGGCACTTACAAGTGTACCGTCTGTTACAAGCAGTTCAGCAATCTGGCAGCGCTCGGGGCCCATGAGCGCACCCATTCCAAGTTCAAGCCTCCTGGGATGTCCATGGGAAGCCTCGTGCCGGAGGCGTCGTCCGAACATCGCCCCCCTGCCCCCCAAAACGACGACATGGCAGCCTGCTTTTGCCACCTGTGCCAGGTTTCTTTACCCAGTAAGAGTGACTTTCAGGAGCACATCCTGTTGCATAATGCTGCATCGTCGTCGTTGGGGCTGACACGTAGTTTCCCGGGGATAGTGCCACACAATCTCAGCACTGTCCGTTCCCCAGCGGTCAATCCGTACACCCCAGCTCTTGGCGACCCTCTTCCACTTCCCCCTTTACCTGACAAACGTTACGATCAGATGTTAGGTCCTCCTGTCAACAACCCCATTTATACGTGTGCATACTGTGGGTCTGGACATTCCGATGTGGAAAGTCTCAAACTGCACTACTTGACCCATGAATCTCACCCCTCAGCACATGCCCAAGTGGGACCCTCTATCCTAAATTCAGATGGCCTGGGCTCCAACTCCCAGCCATCTGTGTCCTCGCCCAGCGGGGAATCCAGATCCCAGCAGCAGTCCTCGTCCATTGATGACGCAGACCGCAGGTTCAAGTGTCAAGAGTGTGGAAAAAGCTATCGGCATGCAGGGAGTCTTGTTAATCACAAGCGCTGTCATCAAACAGGGCAGTACCAGTGCACCGTTTGCTGTAAGGAGTATCCTCACCTTGCAGCGCTTCACAGCCACCTCCGCAGTCACAAATCCCGCCCAAACTCTCAGGGTATGAACTCAGAAGGTGACTGGCTCTCTTCCGAGCCCATGACAGGCCTAGATTCCCAGCAAGGCTTTGTGCATTCTCAGGATCAGGAGAATGGCGCAACGACACCCATCTCACTTTCTGGTAATCTCGGTGACGCTGCCCATTTCGTTCCAGACAGTGGCCATAGCAGCGGCCTCGACTCACTGGAGTTCCATGACCGGTTTGATGGCTCGCTGGCTCAGGGCAACTCTGGCCATCCGCAGAACAGTCGCCAATCAGACCGGAGCATGTGTGCTGAACAGGGCAGTATGTCCAACGGCTACATGGGAAACATGGGCTTCCACAGTTCAAGTGGTACTTCTTTGCCAGCAAGCAGCTCCAGCCTCAAAGAAGGCAGCCGCCAGCGACGTGGACAAGAGCAGTATGGAGGAAGTCAGGGAGGCCAGTCTAAGAGAATCGAAGACAAAGAAGATGATGGTGAAGTCTACCAGTGCACAGTCTGTGGGAACCATTACGCAAGTCTTCGGGCCCTTCGTAGCCACTTACGCAGCCATGGCCTGAACCAAGGTGCCGGACCTTCCTCCTCCCTTTCACCTGTAGGTGAGCAAGAGTGGAGGAGGCGGCAAGAGGGTAGTCAAGCCAGTCTGCTGGTTTGTAGTATATGTGGCCAGACTTTCAGTAAAAAACACGACCTTCTTAATCACCAGTTGGTCCACGGACCTCCTCGACCGGGTGGCTCTGGACAGGGCTTGGGGGGCGGCAGCTCTAGTGCTAATGGCAAAATGGATGGAAGGAACCACATTTGCGTTGACTGTGGCATGTTCTTTGCAGATCGCCATCACCTGATCACTCACCTGTGCCCAGGCAAGGGGAGAGGCGGAGTGCTGAGCAAAGACTTGAACGGAGCTAAAGGGATGAGTGGTGGTGCTGGGACCAGCAGCAGCGCTGTGGGCCACCGGCAAATGTCCGGCTCGGACGATCGGCCACATAGGTGCGACCAGTGCGGGAGGGGTTACAGGCATCCATGCTCACTTCTGAACCACAAGAAATCGCACAAGACTGGGGTCTTCCGCTGCCTTGTCTGCCAAAAACGCTACTACAACCTGCTGGCCCTCAAGAACCACCAGAGGACTCATTTTGACTTAAAGAG GCACAAGTGCGAGGAGTGTGGCAAAGCCTTCAAGATCCAAAAGCAATTGATCAACCATCTTCGTCTGCACGAAGAGCACCGAGCCAAAACAGGAGGTCGAGACCAGCGCGTCCAAAGCATGAACCAGCATAACGGATCACGTTACGAGGGCGGACCCTCTCAGATGCAGCCGATGAGAATGGGGGACCCTAAAATGCAGAACCCTTCCCAGATGATGCCCAATTATGGCCAGCCGCAAGGTTTTAAGAAGCCGTACGCCGGTGCGAGGGCCCAGCAGGTGGACGATGGAAGTGGGCGGCGCCCTTTTGCCTGCGATCAATGCGGCCGCACCTACCGTCACGCTGGCAGTCTGGCCAATCACAAGAACCTGCACAAGATCGGCGAGTACCATTGCAACGTTTGCAACTCCACCTACCCCAACCGTCTGGCTATGAAGAACCACTTGCGTATGCATTTTGCTCTCAAGAAGTTCTCTTGCCAAGACTGCGGACGCGGGTTTAGGAACCAGAGGCAGCTTGAAACTCACACTACCAACCAACTTTGCAAAGACCTTCCAGGTCCGAGTGTGCAGCCGACAATGGCACCTCCTCCTCCAAGCTACGAGTGCAACGGATGCTCTGAATGTTTTCGCTCCTCCTCCGACCTCGCTTCGCATAACTGCAGCGCCCAGCTTCCTTCCTCCTCAGCCTCCCTCAACAGCTCTAGTTTGACCATGGAACCTGGGGACCTGGGATCTCCAGAACGCGAGGAGCGACCTTTCTCCTGCGACCTCTGTGGCTGCTCATACAAGCATGCCAGCAGCCTTCTGAACCACAAGAACACGCACAAGACGGGGAACTTCAGCTGCTCCTACTGTGACAAGCCCTACACCAACTACATGGCGCTGCGCAACCACATGCGCATCCACACGCAGAAGAAGAGGCACATCTGCTCCACCTGCGGGAAAGCCTTCCGACTGGCCCGATTCCTGCGCAACCATCAGAGGGTCCACGAGGAGGGACACGCCCGATTCGGATGCCCCACCTGCGGGAAGAGCT